The following coding sequences are from one Oscillatoria sp. FACHB-1406 window:
- a CDS encoding DUF1830 domain-containing protein, whose product MIQTYLSREDAVTSSRDSLLCFYSNQSHSVQVLRIANISHNYWERVVFPGQRLLFEATRDAKLEVYSSENFNNLLADVIPCYKLEVKEE is encoded by the coding sequence ATGATTCAAACATACCTATCCCGTGAAGATGCCGTTACCTCGAGTCGAGATTCTTTGCTCTGCTTCTATAGCAATCAGTCGCACTCCGTCCAAGTGTTGCGAATTGCGAATATAAGCCATAACTACTGGGAACGAGTCGTATTTCCGGGTCAGCGCCTACTGTTTGAAGCAACCCGAGATGCGAAGTTAGAAGTTTACAGCAGTGAAAATTTTAATAATCTCTTAGCCGATGTTATTCCCTGCTATAAGCTCGAAGTGAAGGAAGAATAA
- the rpmB gene encoding 50S ribosomal protein L28, which translates to MGRRCQLTDKKANNAFAVSHSHRRTHKLQQVNLQWKRVWWPEGNRWVRLKLSTKAIKTIEKKGLQAMAKEAGINLNQY; encoded by the coding sequence ATGGGCCGCAGATGTCAATTAACCGATAAAAAAGCAAACAACGCCTTCGCTGTTTCCCACTCCCACCGCCGTACCCACAAACTCCAGCAAGTTAACCTGCAATGGAAGCGCGTTTGGTGGCCGGAGGGCAATCGCTGGGTTAGACTTAAACTTTCTACCAAAGCGATTAAAACGATTGAGAAGAAAGGTTTGCAAGCAATGGCGAAAGAGGCAGGAATTAACCTCAATCAATATTAA